aaaaatgtttctagagcTACTAAAAAACTTGCATTTACAAAATAGTTGATAACAATATTCCTCTGGATTGTACAAGAAGGGAGACAGGGACCACTGATAGGACCAGGGGTGTGATATTAATCAgacttggcttctttctctcctgcttcatcAGAAGCGGAGCTCTCCTCATTTTTGGTTTCTCCATTTTCTGCATGTGAGTCTTCTTTAGTCTCTTCGTTAGCCACTTTAGCCTGTTTTGCCTTTGctcccctttttcccttttgtttgcaCTTTTTGTCTGAAGATGTATCCTTTCCTGCCGCCTTTTTTGGCTTCATTTCCACTTTTGCAGGAGCCAGTTTAGCTGACAACCTTTCCGATCTCCTCTTGGGCTCCTCCTTCACCGCCCCCTCAGCGGAGCTGACCTTCCTCTTGGGCATCGTGGCGGTGGAGCGGGCATGTGCCAGGTTCCTGCGGGCCGCAGCACCCCGAGAGCCTTTGCAAAGCTGGGCTGCCTGGCCGCTGCCGCTCCTCCCGCCGCCTGAGCTGCTGGGACCCGCAGCGGGGGTGGTGGGAGAACCcgggattgctttcttaatttctcaatCAGATAATTCAtagttagtgtatagaaatgcaattgattttttaaatgttgatcttgtatccttgGTGAAGCCTTCcgagttttctgtatataagatcatgttatctgcaaacagacaaatttttccttcccaatttggaagccttttatttctttttcttgtctaattgcttaGGCTAGGACTGTGTTGAAAAGAagagtgagagtgggcattcttgttttgttcctgatcttaggggaaaagctttcaacttttcaccattgagtatgatgctagctgtgggcttgtcatctatggcctttattattttgaggtacatttcttctatacctaatttttaaagtttttgtcatgaaaggatgttgaattttgtcagaggccctttctgcctctgttgagatgatcatatgatttttatccttcattctgttaatttggtatcacatttattaattttcgTATGGTGAACCATCCTTGACTCAGGGATAAGTTCCAGTtaattatggtgtatgatccttttaatgtgctgttgaattcaatttgctggtattttcttgaggatttttgcatctttgttcatcagggACCCTGGCCTGTCGTTTTCTTGTTGTGTCCTTGTCTGACttgggtatcagggtaatgctggccttgtaaaatgattttggaagggtttcttctttaattttttggaagagtttgagaaggattggcattcattcttctttaaatgtttggtagaattcaccagtgaagccatctggtcctaggcttttcttTGAATCAGTGATCAAAACCCCCCAACAATCACCTTACTCATtattgatctgttcagattttaaaatttcttcctggttcagtctttgatgtaagttgtatgtttctaagactgtccatttcttctgggttatccaatttgttggtgtataattgttcataataatctcttatgatcatttttgtgtctgtggtattagttgtaacgtttcctctttcatttctgattttgtcttcttcttttttttcttagtctagctaaaggtttgtcaattttgcttatctttttttaaaaaaagttgaacaaaacttcatttttttttcttctctttttctagtctttatttctgctctgagttttgttacttccttctttctgttttttgggcataatttattctttttctagttccttgaggtataaagttaggctgtttatttgaggtCTGTTTTTTATTAATGCCAgtgtttattgctataaacttctgtcttagaTTGCTTTTGCAgcattttggtatgttgtgtttccatttgtgtttatctaaagatactttaaaatttttctttttatttctttgacccattgattgTTCAGGAGAATACTGTtcaatttccacatatttgtgaattttctagctttgttacttatttctaattttatatcattatggtcagaaaagatatttggtataattttctgtcttaagtttgttaagacttgttttgtgacctaatatgtgatctgtcctggagaatattctgtatgtacttaagaagaatgtgtgCTCTGCTGTTAGATGGAATGTTCTCTGTTAGATCCATTTGGTTTAAAGCGTAGTTCAAGTCCAATATTTCCTTATTCATACTCTATCTTTCTGATCTATTCACTGAAAGTAGGGTATTAAAGCCCACTACTATTATTGCATTGCTGTCTATTTCAATTGTTATATACTCTTGATCAGTTGATCCATTTATCATTCTATAATGAATGACCTTTTGTCTCTTTTACAATTtttcatttagagtttattttgttGGATAAAAGTATAGCCATTCTTGCTCTCTTCTGCTTTGTttgcatagaattttttttccatctctccactttcagcctatgtgtatc
This is a stretch of genomic DNA from Balaenoptera musculus isolate JJ_BM4_2016_0621 chromosome 11, mBalMus1.pri.v3, whole genome shotgun sequence. It encodes these proteins:
- the LOC118903418 gene encoding non-histone chromosomal protein HMG-14-like, translating into MPKRKVSSAEGAVKEEPKRRSERLSAKLAPAKVEMKPKKAAGKDTSSDKKCKQKGKRGAKAKQAKVANEETKEDSHAENGETKNEESSASDEAGEKEAKSD